In Harpia harpyja isolate bHarHar1 chromosome Z, bHarHar1 primary haplotype, whole genome shotgun sequence, a single window of DNA contains:
- the GAS1 gene encoding growth arrest-specific protein 1, with protein MVARSPARHGGGGGGRWPRPAAWLWLAAALGALWPPRGSLVQGRRLICWQAVLQCQGEPECSYAYNQYAEACAPVLLQQPPAGGGGDGPAAAAGSAASSRRRCPSHCIAALIQLNHTRRGPALEDCDCAQDENCRATKRAIEPCLPRTSSPAAGGPGGPGGGPGGGPGGGPGGPGGGPGVMGCTEARRRCDWDSRCSLALNRYMTYCGKLFNGLRCTPECRAVIEDMLAVPKAVLLNDCVCDGLERPICESVKENMARLCFGADMGGNGAGSSGGSDGGLEEYYDEDYEEEPSQKGRDDAEDNAGSEPGFPVQADSAGRPAAAAAWPLLASILLPLLPRL; from the coding sequence atGGTGGCCCGCTCGCCCGCTCGGcacggaggcggcggcgggggccgctgGCCGCGGCCGGCCGCCTGGCTGTGGctggcggcggcgctgggcgcCCTGTGGCCGCCGCGGGGCTCGCTGGTGCAGGGCCGGCGGCTGATCTGCTGGCAGGCGGTGCTGCAGTGTCAGGGGGAGCCCGAGTGCAGCTACGCTTACAACCAGTACGCCGAGGCGTGCGCCCCggtgctcctgcagcagccgccggcgggaggcggcggggacgGGCCGGCGGCCGCTGCAGGCTCCGCCGCCTCCTCCAGGCGGCGGTGCCCCAGTCACTGCATCGCGGCCCTCATCCAGCTCAACCAcacccggcgcggcccggcgctGGAGGACTGCGACTGCGCGCAGGACGAGAACTGCCGCGCCACCAAGCGCGCCATCGAGCCCTGTCTGCCCCGCACCAGCAGCCCGGCGGCCGGAGggcccggcggccccggcggcgggcccggcggcggccccggcggcggccccggcggccccggcggcggccccggcgtcATGGGCTGCACGGAGGCGCGCCGGCGCTGCGACTGGGACAGCCGCTGCAGCCTGGCGCTCAATCGCTACATGACCTACTGCGGGAAGCTCTTCAACGGGCTGCGCTGCACGCCGGAGTGCCGCGCCGTCATCGAGGACATGCTGGCCGTGCCCAAGGCCGTGCTGCTCAACGACTGCGTCTGCGACGGGCTGGAGCGGCCCATCTGCGAGTCGGTCAAGGAGAACATGGCCCGCCTCTGCTTCGGCGCGGACATGGGCGGCAACGGcgccggcagcagcggcggctCGGACGGCGGCCTGGAGGAGTACTACGACGAGGACTACGAGGAGGAGCCGAGCCAGAAGGGGAGGGACGACGCGGAGGACAATGCGGGCTCCGAGCCCGGCTTCCCCGTGCAGGCGGACAGCGCcggccggcccgccgccgccgcggcctgGCCGCTGCTGGCCTCCATcttgctgccgctgctgccgcggCTCTAG